The Rubricoccus marinus nucleotide sequence CACCCCTGTCCCTTTTTGTACGAGCGCCTCGAGATCTGCTCCCCTCGATGCTGCCTTTCCACGGGGCCTCTGGCGCCAGAGGCCGCTTACTCCGCTTCGGGTTGCCCGCCTGGACGCCAGCGGAGCTTGAAGGTGGGACGGCGGACTTTGAACTCCGGGAGTTCGTAGCGGCGCCGGCGCCGACGTGGCTCAAGCCACCGGAGGTCTTCGAGAACCTGCAAAAGAGCCGGGAAGAACACCAGGGTAGCCGCCATCGTCGCGCCGATTCCGACGACCGCCAGAAGCCCGATGCTTCTGAGCCCTGGGTGTGAGGAGAGCAGCAATCCTCCGAAGCCGATGAGGTTGGTCAGCGCACCCATCGTGACGTGCTCGCCCGTGGATCGGAGCACGCGGCGAATGGAGCCCTTCCCCTCCTCCCGGTACCGGTGCGCAATGTGGACGCCTCCGTCGTTCCCAATTCCCAGCACGGTAGGAAGCACGACGAGGTTGTAGAACGTGAGCGTCACTCCGGAGATCACCATCGTTCCCAGCATCCACAGAATGCCGACCGCCAGAGGCGCCATCGCGACGAGGGACCACTTCAGAGATCGGAAGGTGAGCCAGACGAAGAGGAACACCAGCAAGAACGTAATCCCGACCATCCGCGGACTTTCTTCCTGCATCAGCCGCAACATGTCAGCCGCTACGAGCTGTGTGGACGCGGCGTAGAACGTTTTTCCTTCTTCCGTTCGGACCTCACCTACCAACTCAGCAAACCGAAGCGAGCGAAGCCCATCGGAGAGCGACCCACTGGGGAACACGACAACGAAGTTGCCAATCTCTCCAGTTTTGGATGTGAATGGGCGCGTTAGGAAGTCTGGGACGGAGTCTAGAGGAATCCCCTGCGTTGCAGAAGCGGCTCGGCGCAATCGCGCCACCTGTCCGGTGGTGTCGGCTGCTAAGAAGGGGTCGTCCAGAACGGTGCGGAGTTCGCGGAGGCTTTCGAGCTTGGCTCCGATCCCCTGGGGCTGAGTCGGCAAGCGCTCTTGCAAACTCTCGACCGCCAGGATGAGTGAGTCGCGTCCGGCGAGGTCGCTGAGCGCTTCTGTGACGCGGCGCACGTCGTCGGCCTCGTCCACCAGGATGTAGGCGGGGTTTGAGCGGCTGCTTCCGCTAAACACCGGAGCGACGGCTTCTGCCCTCTCGTCGTACTCCGGGTAGGTCGGGGACAGCTTCGAGAAATCGTACTCGAACCGAACCCGGGGAAGGAGCAGCAGTGCGACGGCTACGATCGCGAGGCACACACCGAGGATGGTGCGCGAGAACGGGAAGCGCCGATCCGGTTCGTACGTGCTCGCCTCTCCCTGAATACGGAGGTCGAGAATCCGGAAGCGCTCAGCCAGCGACAGAAGCGCAGGGAGAACGATGAGCATCGCGACAAGCGCGAAGATGATTCCGATGCCGCCGATCAGCCCGAACTCTGAGAAGCCTCTGAAGTCCGCGATCATCAGCACGAACAGCGCCGACGCTGTCGTCATCGCGGAGACAGCCACAGCTTGCCCGGTGCTCGCGAACGTCTCCTCTGCAGCGTCTGCGGCATCGCGCCCGGCCTTCCGTTCCTCGGTATAGCGAGCGTAGAAGTGAATCCCGTAGTCGATGCCGAGCCCGAACAACACGAGACCCAGCGTGCTCGTCATCAGGTTCAAGGTCCCGAACGTGATGGCTGCAACGGCGCCCGCCCATGAGAGCGCCATGAGCAATGGGGTCGCCAGGAGCAGAGCCGTTACAGGAGTACGGAGGATCTCGCTGAGCAGTACGCGCAGCACGAAGCGTCCGCCCGTCCGCGTCTGGGTTGTCTTGTACAGGAAGTACAGCGCCACCGTCAGCAGAACGGCGAACACTCCGGCTCCGAACGACCGGCTCACGTCCTCCGTGATCGCGCGAACCTCGACGGACTGGCGCAAGAGGCGGCCCGCGTTGGTCACCACCATCTCCGGGTGGAAGCGTCCCGCCTGCATCGCGATGACGAGACTGTCCATCGCTAGGTACGTGTCCTCGACGTACCCCAGGTCTGCCTGCGAGCCCGAGGGGTACAAGCGGATGGCTAGCGTGGTGGAGTCCGGGCTTGCGAGGTACTCCCCAAGGTTCAGCGACTCGAGATCGCCCCTCAGTCGACTGAGGCTCTCCTCTTGCGCTCGGCGCGAGCTATCGGTCTCGGGTCGCAAGAGGTCGACCCGTAATGGATCGTTCGCGGCTCTCACTTCCCGGGACTTCTGACGCAGGAATGATTCTAGCCGGTCGAGTTCCTCGTTGGTGGCGAAGTAGAGGGCGTTCCGTTCGATGAACGAGACATCTCGCCGGTAGTCCACCCGCGTAAACACCGGGGTCCCATCACCTTGACGTAGCGCTAGCGCCTTGGGGATGATCGCTTCGGCAAACGCCTTGTTCGCATCGAACGACGGGCTACGAATCGCCACGTCCACTGTGCTCTCTGCACCGACGGTGTCTTTGAGCCGGTTCAACGCTCGGACGCTCTCGTAGTCCTCCGGGAGGAGCTGTGCGAGATCCGCATTCACATTCAGCTTGACGACCTGCGTCAACGCGAGGCCCGTCATTGCCAGAGCTACCACCACCACGAACAGGGGGTGCCGAACGACGAAGCGAATGAGGGGACGGAGTGCTTGGAAGAGCAAGTCTGCGGGCGGGCGATGGCCTCTGCTGAGACGGCAAGAGTAGCGGTTCTCGCGCCATCAGAGACGGTGTTTCACATGAAACAATCCGTACGCGCCCTTCAGCACACGGCCTCTGGCGCTAGAGGCATACCCTCCGGTGCGCGGAACAGGGGACCTCCGCGACAGCGTGAACGCTCCGTGCCGCAGAGCGATCTTTGCCCCACCACCTCTCCCCTACTATGGCACACACGTACGACTCCCTTTCCGTCGGAGACACATTCACGTTCACACGGTCGGTCTCAATGGCTGACGTTCAGTCCTTCGCGGACGTGACGGGCGACGACAACCCGATCCACATCAGCGAAGAGGCGGGCGCCGCGAGCCGCTTTGGGCAACCCGTCGTCCACGGGGTGTTCCTACTTGGCCTCGCATCCAAAGTCCTCGGCCGCGACTTCCCTGGCGATGGCTCCGTAGCGGTCTCCCTCTCCGCAAAGTTTCTCCGCCCCGTACCGGTCGGTTCAGAAATCACCGTCGAAGTCAAGGTGGCGGAGAAGATGGATCGCCACAAGCACGTCCGGATCCGCCTCTACTGTTACATGAACGGCAAGATGTGCGTCGGAGGCGAAGCTGTCGTCATCCCCCCGCCGGAGGCGTAGCACTTCGGCGCTAGAGGCCGCCCGATACCGTTTCACGTGAAACGAAAGCGCCCGCTGACCGATGAGGCCAGCGGGCGCGACTGCGTAATAGCGGACGGCTTAGCGAGGGAGCTTGAGCTGCGTACCCGATGGGATCGTTTCACTCAGCCCAACCTGATTCAAAATGGCAAGTCCCTCTGGCGTCAAGCCCGGGACGTCTGCACGCCCGTTCAGGAAAGATGAGAACGGAGCCGAACGGTTCACCGTCACGACGTCCAGACGGACGGGCTGGCGGTTGAGGTACTGAGAATCGGAGAGGCGCTGGAAGCTGCGCATCGTCCGGCTGAACTCTGGGGCGTAGGTCTGGTAGCCCTGCTGGTTCGTGTAGCCCAAGATCTCGTAGACGTTTCCGCCGTACTCGATGTAACTGGCCAGGAAGCTGATGCTACCTGTCTGCTGAGCGGCCTGCCCTTCCAGAAGCACGGCGGGGTTTCCGTTCGCGGAGTAGTTCTCCTGACCGGTCACGGAGATCCCCTGCTGACCTCTCAGTTCCTGAGCTGCTTGAGCGGCGCTGGACTGGCTCGCGAGTGAGAGCTGAAGGATCGCGCGGCCGTTGGGCTCCCCGATGAGGACAGCCTGGCGGGTATTGGACACCTGCCACCCGTTTGGAACCGTAAAGCGGAACGCGAGCTCGGGGTGGTAGAACACGCCGTTCTCAACGAAGCCCTCGCGCGGGTTCTCACCGAGAACCATGCCCTCTATCTCAGCGAGGTACTCGGACGCGTTCACCATTGTCCCCTCGTACAGCGAGGCGAGTTGGGGGATGGTCTGCTCACGCTCCGACGGATCTGGGTGCGTCGAAAGGAAGCTCGGGAGCGCGCCGCCGCCGGCCTCTTGAATACGACCCAGGCTCCGGAAAAAGTCAGCGGCCTGCGCCGCATCGTATCCCGAGAACTCCGAGTACGCAACGCCCGCCTCGTCGGCCTCACGTTCGGCGTCTCGTCCGTACTTCAGGAAGAGTAGTTGAGCACCCTGGCTTCCGTACTCCAGGATTCCCTGCGCGAGGTCTCCCCCGCCAAGTACAGCGCCACCGATCGCAGCGCCGACGACGCCTAGTTGGCCGAGCTGCGCCTTGAACGCCTGGCGAGACGAATGCTGCGCTACGACGTGACCAATCTCATGACCGAGGACCATCGCGAGCTGAGCCTCATTGTCGAGGTGAGCCATCAGGCCCCGAGTGACATACACGTACCCGCCAGGAAGCGCGAACGCGTTCACGACCGGGCTGTCCAGAACACGGAACGTGAACGGCGTTTGCCGGATCTCGCTAAACGCGGCCCGATCGAGCTGTACCTCGCCAGAGGCCGCCGCACGCTCAATGGCATCGAAGGCGTTGGAGAGAACCACGTTGCCGAGCTCGTCCACGTAGTCCGCGACGCCCGCGTTGGTGGTGAGACCGTACTGAGCAACGATCTGCTGATCGGCCTGCCCACCGAGTTGGACCTGTTGCGTCCAGGAGTACGCACCACGCTGGCTCTCGCCGGTTACGAGGTTGACGTTCTGCGCGCCGCAGCCCGAGAGGACGAGAAAGACGACGAGGAATGGCAGCCTCTGGCGCCAACGAGAAAGGAAGATCATAGAAGTGAGATCAAGAAGGGAAAGAGGCAGGCTCGGTGGAGAGCGCTGGTGTAACAGTTCCGCGTACGACGGAGAACGCAGAGTGCTCCGGGTCCGCAAAGTCAATCGTGCCCTCGAAGGGCTCGGAGCGAGCCGCCGTCATGAGGCTTTGCCCCACCGCGTCGGACGTGAGGAGGTCGAGAACGGCCTGCGTTCGCTCGGGATCGAGGGCGCCGAACACGTCGTCGAGGAGGAAAAGCGGGGGCTCGTCCAAGTGTTCTCTCAAGAACAGACCGGTCGCGATTCGCAGCGCGAGACCGAGCGTCCGGTGCTGACCCTGAGAAGCGTAGGGCCGAACGTCAAAGCCATCGAGTTGGAGGGTGACTTCGTCCAGGTGAGGCCCGACGAGTGTGCGACCGGTCTCCCGCTCCCGCCGTGCGACTCTTGCGAGGGCCTTCCGAAAAGCGTCCATGTCTTCCTCCGCAGGCTCGCCATCGCCAGAGGCCTCTGGCGCAACCGAGGGTGCGTAGGTCGCGGACGGCTCCTCCCCCGTCGCGTCGAGCAGCCGGTAGGCGTCGAGGAGAAAGCCCTGGAAGAGCTCCAGAAACCGGCGGCGGCGGCTGACGATTCGAGAGCCGAGGGTCGCTAGTTCCTCGTTCCATGCTTCCATCGTACCGGGCGCGTGACGGGCTCCGCGGCGGACCTGGAGGAGAAGCGCGTTCCTCTGCTTGAGCGCCCTCCGGTATTTCAGGAGGTCGTCTAGGTAGACCGGGTACGCCTGGCTCAGCGTCTGGTCTAAGAAGCGCCGGCGCTCTGTTGGGCCGCCGTCGGTGAGCAGATGGTCCGCTGGGGAGAGCACCACGATGGGCACCCGACCGACGAGGTCCGCGAGCCGATCCAATGCAGAGCCGTTCACGAACGCTCGCTTCCCCTCCCCTGGCAGCAAGGCCAGCCGGACCTTGAGCGCCGAGCGCCGCTCCCCCTCAAACGCTCCTTCCACTTCGAAGAACGACTCGCCACGGCGCACCGCGTGCGCGTCTGTAGAGGTCAGGAAGCTCTTGCTGAGACAGAGGTAGTGAACCGCCTCCAAGAGGTTCGTCTTCCCAGCCCCATTGGGCCCTACGAAGAGGTTCACCCCGGGCGAGAGATCGATGGAGGTCTCCGCGTGGGCGCGGAACGAATGGAGGCGAAGAGAGCGGAGGCGCATACGCTTGTGTACCGCCAACGCTTCCGGCGGTTCGGTCCCGTTGTTGAGCGTGAGGCCGTCTGGTATCCTGGGCGCTGTTCCCCCACGCCAATGCGCATGCCCAGACCCTCCGCCCTCGCGACCTTCACCGCACTCCTCGTGCTGACGGCCAGCGCGATGCACGGGCATTCACGGCCTCTGGCGGCCCAAGTGAGCTCGGGGCAGACCAACGCGTGCGTCCGTGAAGCGGACCGGCTGGACCGCGTTCTCTCCGAGAGCCTAGCAAGCGAGGAAGCCGACCTCGAACGGGTCCTCGCCGACGTGCAGCGAACGCGCCAGCGGTTTCCCGAGCTGGTCGCGCCATGCACCGCTTCTCTCGCCGCGAACGAGATCGTGGTTCTTCAGATTCTGGATAGAGTACGAGAGGCGAACAGCCTTTCTGAGATCGTTCGCGAGCGGTATTACGGCGTGATGACGCCCAACGAGCGGGCGGACTTCCACCTCAACTGGGGCTACGCCCTGACCTTGTTGGGACAGACACAGGCCTCGACGCTCGAGTACGTCAAAGCGGCTGCTCTCTCGGACGAACTCGACCCCTCGATCGCCTCGACGGTGCTGCTGTACGCAGCTCTCACGTTCAACGAAGTGGGGGACCCGAGCCGCGCCGCCGCCTACTTGCGCGAGGCCGATTCGACGGCTCGCGCAAATCTAGAGACAGAGGGCGTGCAAGCCGCCTTGGGTGAGATCGAATTGGAGCACGCCATCCTGTACCAGCAGGAGGCGCAGTCCTCCGACGCGCCAGCGTCCTTGCATCAGAAAGCCATCGCCGCAGCGCAACGCGCACTGAGCCTGCTGACCGACGACGACTTCCAGAGCCCTGAGCAAGCGATGTCTCACCTGGTTATCGCTCGATCCGAAATGAAGCTGGAGCGGTACGAGCAGGCAGAAGCGGCCATGCAGACCGCACGGCCTCTGGTGGAGTTCGCGAAATCGTTCACGCCGTACGTGGAGGTCGAGCGGTGGATGATGGAAGGGGAGTTGGCCAACGCCAGAGGCCTCGGCCGTGAGAGCCGCGAGGCGTACGCGCGAGCCATCAGCGCCGCGCGAGAGGCCCGCCTCCCCACGACGGCCGTTCAGAGCCTCCTCGCTCTCGCCGAGGTTGTAGAGCAGCAAGGCGACAATGCGCAGGCGGAAGCGCACTACCGGGAAGCCATCGAGTTGGGAGAAGCCATCCGCCAGAGGCTCGGGCTGCAAGACTGGAGCCTCTCCGCCTCCGACAAGATCACGGCGCCTTCGGAGCGTCTCGCGGCCCTTCTCGCCCGGCAGGGGCGGGCCGAAGAAGCGTTCCAGGTCCTCGACGGATCGCGCGCGCGGCGCCTGCTGGACCTCCGCGCCCAAACCGCTGCACGCGAGTCCCTTCCCGAGAGCGCGCGGGCGGAGCTAGACGGCCTCCTCAACGACCTCGACGACGTACGGCTGTCCATCCCCGGAGCCTCTGGCGCCGAGCGGAGCGCTCTAGACGCGGACGCTACACGGATCCAGACGGAGATCGCGGCGCTCAGCGGCTTTACGGTTCAGTCCCCCGCAGCGCTAGATATCGGCGCGCTCCGGGACACGCTGGAAGCCCGCCAGCAGACTATGGT carries:
- a CDS encoding efflux RND transporter permease subunit; its protein translation is MLFQALRPLIRFVVRHPLFVVVVALAMTGLALTQVVKLNVNADLAQLLPEDYESVRALNRLKDTVGAESTVDVAIRSPSFDANKAFAEAIIPKALALRQGDGTPVFTRVDYRRDVSFIERNALYFATNEELDRLESFLRQKSREVRAANDPLRVDLLRPETDSSRRAQEESLSRLRGDLESLNLGEYLASPDSTTLAIRLYPSGSQADLGYVEDTYLAMDSLVIAMQAGRFHPEMVVTNAGRLLRQSVEVRAITEDVSRSFGAGVFAVLLTVALYFLYKTTQTRTGGRFVLRVLLSEILRTPVTALLLATPLLMALSWAGAVAAITFGTLNLMTSTLGLVLFGLGIDYGIHFYARYTEERKAGRDAADAAEETFASTGQAVAVSAMTTASALFVLMIADFRGFSEFGLIGGIGIIFALVAMLIVLPALLSLAERFRILDLRIQGEASTYEPDRRFPFSRTILGVCLAIVAVALLLLPRVRFEYDFSKLSPTYPEYDERAEAVAPVFSGSSRSNPAYILVDEADDVRRVTEALSDLAGRDSLILAVESLQERLPTQPQGIGAKLESLRELRTVLDDPFLAADTTGQVARLRRAASATQGIPLDSVPDFLTRPFTSKTGEIGNFVVVFPSGSLSDGLRSLRFAELVGEVRTEEGKTFYAASTQLVAADMLRLMQEESPRMVGITFLLVFLFVWLTFRSLKWSLVAMAPLAVGILWMLGTMVISGVTLTFYNLVVLPTVLGIGNDGGVHIAHRYREEGKGSIRRVLRSTGEHVTMGALTNLIGFGGLLLSSHPGLRSIGLLAVVGIGATMAATLVFFPALLQVLEDLRWLEPRRRRRRYELPEFKVRRPTFKLRWRPGGQPEAE
- the recF gene encoding DNA replication/repair protein RecF (All proteins in this family for which functions are known are DNA-binding proteins that assist the filamentation of RecA onto DNA for the initiation of recombination or recombinational repair.), whose translation is MRLRSLRLHSFRAHAETSIDLSPGVNLFVGPNGAGKTNLLEAVHYLCLSKSFLTSTDAHAVRRGESFFEVEGAFEGERRSALKVRLALLPGEGKRAFVNGSALDRLADLVGRVPIVVLSPADHLLTDGGPTERRRFLDQTLSQAYPVYLDDLLKYRRALKQRNALLLQVRRGARHAPGTMEAWNEELATLGSRIVSRRRRFLELFQGFLLDAYRLLDATGEEPSATYAPSVAPEASGDGEPAEEDMDAFRKALARVARRERETGRTLVGPHLDEVTLQLDGFDVRPYASQGQHRTLGLALRIATGLFLREHLDEPPLFLLDDVFGALDPERTQAVLDLLTSDAVGQSLMTAARSEPFEGTIDFADPEHSAFSVVRGTVTPALSTEPASFPS
- a CDS encoding CHAT domain-containing protein, translated to MPRPSALATFTALLVLTASAMHGHSRPLAAQVSSGQTNACVREADRLDRVLSESLASEEADLERVLADVQRTRQRFPELVAPCTASLAANEIVVLQILDRVREANSLSEIVRERYYGVMTPNERADFHLNWGYALTLLGQTQASTLEYVKAAALSDELDPSIASTVLLYAALTFNEVGDPSRAAAYLREADSTARANLETEGVQAALGEIELEHAILYQQEAQSSDAPASLHQKAIAAAQRALSLLTDDDFQSPEQAMSHLVIARSEMKLERYEQAEAAMQTARPLVEFAKSFTPYVEVERWMMEGELANARGLGRESREAYARAISAAREARLPTTAVQSLLALAEVVEQQGDNAQAEAHYREAIELGEAIRQRLGLQDWSLSASDKITAPSERLAALLARQGRAEEAFQVLDGSRARRLLDLRAQTAARESLPESARAELDGLLNDLDDVRLSIPGASGAERSALDADATRIQTEIAALSGFTVQSPAALDIGALRDTLEARQQTMVSYLVGRSESWAFVVRPDTLMAVLLPRASEAEIRARIEGIGVMWQDSGARGASGSGPMTVDPAFALPALEALYTQLVEPVAPLIGDASGLLVVPGTQLSTLPFGMLVKPSSEASTADYASADYLIRHMPVGTELAATLLTVPTGARRDGSNLIFGRSTFETRADLPFVRAEAKRVRRALSSPVLRLDADATESDLVSQLGTADIVHIASHADADPDFPLYSQISLTDDPNDPDDGTLHLYELQDEPLAARLVVLSGCSTARGRALRGEGMMGLQYAVRAAGAASALATLWPVDDRATVDIMGGFYDHLASGLSKDRALQQAQLDYLNANHGMDASPFYWAPAVLTGDPAPMPVAPNPWRGIWGALLGAAVLSAAVAWWLTHRRRVRV
- a CDS encoding MaoC family dehydratase; amino-acid sequence: MAHTYDSLSVGDTFTFTRSVSMADVQSFADVTGDDNPIHISEEAGAASRFGQPVVHGVFLLGLASKVLGRDFPGDGSVAVSLSAKFLRPVPVGSEITVEVKVAEKMDRHKHVRIRLYCYMNGKMCVGGEAVVIPPPEA
- a CDS encoding M48 family metalloprotease is translated as MIFLSRWRQRLPFLVVFLVLSGCGAQNVNLVTGESQRGAYSWTQQVQLGGQADQQIVAQYGLTTNAGVADYVDELGNVVLSNAFDAIERAAASGEVQLDRAAFSEIRQTPFTFRVLDSPVVNAFALPGGYVYVTRGLMAHLDNEAQLAMVLGHEIGHVVAQHSSRQAFKAQLGQLGVVGAAIGGAVLGGGDLAQGILEYGSQGAQLLFLKYGRDAEREADEAGVAYSEFSGYDAAQAADFFRSLGRIQEAGGGALPSFLSTHPDPSEREQTIPQLASLYEGTMVNASEYLAEIEGMVLGENPREGFVENGVFYHPELAFRFTVPNGWQVSNTRQAVLIGEPNGRAILQLSLASQSSAAQAAQELRGQQGISVTGQENYSANGNPAVLLEGQAAQQTGSISFLASYIEYGGNVYEILGYTNQQGYQTYAPEFSRTMRSFQRLSDSQYLNRQPVRLDVVTVNRSAPFSSFLNGRADVPGLTPEGLAILNQVGLSETIPSGTQLKLPR